A stretch of the Candidatus Zixiibacteriota bacterium genome encodes the following:
- a CDS encoding HDOD domain-containing protein: protein MVHDAIKKVLDDGLKLYALPQTLAEVLKVVSDESTGADDLAKVLMRDPAITARVLRVVNSPFYGVGRKIGSVSQAVVTIGMRQVTALALSTSVYSMTERWQSSFDRVRFWRHSLEVAIAARVLAEKIGYKKVEEMFVAGLLHDIGLLVLERSFADQYQKLWKQSLGNGSLVDLEEEAWGSNHARVGQFLLEQWQLPESICQAVGHHHTVFSPGAADAELIPSQIVNLANRISKFRIADRQAGVDPAERNNREIIRENLRLSVENLCAIEKQLFASTVEESKYLEIDIGSTEEILKEANLLLFQQYSAVETLLEENRRFQTQFAGEQVKTGFLESLKATTSAFTEYIDGITSAILLQVSEVEAGIKNGSIIDPRGLVAQSAKAITSEMQAVSAVMAEMKRLTRTESALYYDQKGVEAVENRIRSKLKSLDRPVGVA, encoded by the coding sequence ATGGTGCACGACGCTATTAAGAAGGTTCTCGACGACGGGCTCAAGCTCTACGCCCTGCCACAGACGCTAGCGGAGGTTCTTAAGGTCGTTTCAGACGAATCTACCGGGGCCGACGATCTGGCGAAAGTTCTGATGCGCGATCCGGCCATAACCGCGCGGGTGCTTCGCGTGGTCAACTCGCCGTTCTACGGGGTCGGCCGCAAGATCGGATCGGTGTCACAGGCGGTGGTCACAATCGGTATGCGCCAGGTGACGGCGCTGGCGTTGTCGACCTCGGTCTATTCCATGACCGAGCGCTGGCAGTCATCGTTCGACCGGGTCCGCTTCTGGCGGCATTCGCTCGAGGTGGCCATCGCAGCGCGTGTACTGGCTGAAAAGATCGGCTACAAAAAGGTCGAAGAGATGTTTGTCGCTGGGTTGCTCCACGATATCGGCCTGTTGGTGCTGGAACGGTCCTTCGCCGACCAGTACCAAAAACTATGGAAACAGTCGCTCGGCAACGGCTCACTGGTGGATCTCGAGGAAGAGGCCTGGGGCAGCAACCATGCGCGGGTCGGCCAGTTCCTGCTGGAACAGTGGCAATTGCCGGAGTCGATTTGCCAGGCGGTAGGCCATCACCACACGGTCTTTTCGCCCGGAGCAGCCGATGCCGAACTAATCCCAAGCCAGATTGTCAACCTGGCCAACCGGATATCTAAGTTCCGCATCGCTGACCGTCAGGCCGGCGTGGATCCGGCTGAACGAAACAACCGTGAGATCATCCGCGAGAACCTTCGCTTGTCCGTGGAGAACCTCTGCGCCATCGAGAAACAGCTCTTCGCCAGCACGGTGGAGGAGTCCAAATACCTGGAGATCGATATTGGTTCCACCGAGGAGATACTCAAAGAGGCAAACCTGCTGCTATTTCAGCAGTACTCGGCGGTCGAGACGCTTCTGGAAGAGAACCGTCGTTTCCAGACTCAGTTTGCAGGGGAACAGGTGAAGACCGGCTTTCTCGAATCACTGAAGGCGACCACATCGGCATTTACCGAGTACATAGACGGCATCACCAGCGCGATTCTGCTCCAGGTAAGCGAAGTCGAGGCCGGGATCAAGAACGGCTCGATAATTGACCCGCGCGGCCTGGTGGCCCAGTCGGCCAAGGCAATCACCAGCGAGATGCAGGCCGTCAGCGCCGTCATGGCCGAGATGAAGCGCCTGACCCGTACCGAAAGCGCTCTCTATTATGACCAGAAGGGTGTCGAGGCGGTGGAAAACAGAATCAGAAGCAAACTGAAATCGCTGGACCGCCCGGTGGGGGTGGCGTAG
- a CDS encoding ribonuclease H-like domain-containing protein, with protein sequence MDNDRLTERLSRVKNLVAKPQHWAKPTAIPPRYERLAGAVGGQLVPAPSGNYVKVVSIYPFGFEFGSTCLQRPADGSSVAVASYTALECEGEVALGRLLFIDTETTGLSGAGAVPFLVGCGSLTQAGFEIRQYLLPEYTDEAAMLEQVLAELGGDRTLVSYNGAAFDLNLIRDRFIVNRVARDVPCAGHFDLLHPVRRLFKRRLNDCSLTSIEREIFGYYRSDDLPGHLIPSVYFDWLQTESVEFLPAVLEHNKLDILSLFFLLLHVDSVFRSEGAVLDFAEDIYSLSRVYGRRRRHQAVIANFETLRRSIGPPLTDEILLFHSMAFKRQGDWAGALEIWHKLAEGTGPEAAVAALELAKHYEHREGDMALALDNARKAGRLDLSSRQRKLLELRVARLCRKLAVRTR encoded by the coding sequence ATGGACAATGATCGACTCACAGAACGCCTTTCTCGCGTAAAAAACCTGGTAGCCAAACCACAACACTGGGCCAAACCAACAGCGATCCCGCCCCGATATGAGCGACTGGCCGGGGCAGTCGGCGGTCAACTGGTTCCGGCGCCGTCCGGCAACTATGTCAAAGTAGTCTCGATTTATCCGTTTGGTTTCGAGTTTGGTTCGACGTGCCTTCAGCGTCCGGCGGACGGATCATCCGTAGCCGTAGCGTCATACACGGCGCTTGAATGCGAGGGAGAGGTGGCGCTGGGCAGGCTCTTGTTTATCGACACCGAGACTACCGGTCTGAGCGGCGCGGGGGCGGTACCCTTTCTGGTGGGGTGTGGTTCGCTGACCCAAGCCGGGTTCGAGATTCGGCAGTATCTGCTGCCGGAATATACCGACGAGGCCGCCATGCTGGAGCAAGTGCTGGCCGAGCTGGGCGGCGATCGGACTCTGGTCAGCTACAACGGCGCAGCGTTTGACCTCAACCTGATTCGGGATCGGTTTATCGTTAATCGGGTAGCTCGCGATGTTCCGTGCGCCGGACACTTCGACCTGCTGCACCCGGTCCGGCGTCTGTTCAAGCGTCGCCTGAATGACTGCAGCCTGACCAGTATCGAGCGCGAAATCTTCGGCTATTATCGCAGTGACGATTTACCCGGCCACTTGATTCCTTCGGTGTATTTCGACTGGCTGCAGACCGAGTCGGTTGAATTCCTTCCTGCCGTGCTCGAGCACAATAAGTTGGACATACTATCCCTCTTCTTTCTCCTTCTGCATGTCGACAGCGTTTTCCGCAGTGAGGGCGCCGTGCTCGACTTTGCTGAAGACATCTACTCGCTCTCCCGCGTTTATGGTCGTCGCAGGCGCCACCAAGCCGTGATCGCCAACTTCGAGACCCTTCGGAGGAGCATAGGGCCGCCGTTGACCGACGAAATACTGCTCTTTCACTCAATGGCGTTCAAGCGTCAGGGGGACTGGGCCGGGGCGCTCGAAATCTGGCACAAGCTGGCTGAAGGCACCGGCCCGGAAGCGGCTGTGGCCGCGCTCGAACTGGCAAAGCACTATGAGCACCGGGAGGGAGATATGGCTCTGGCCCTGGATAATGCCCGCAAGGCAGGACGGCTTGATCTGTCCAGCCGCCAGCGGAAGCTGCTGGAGCTTCGGGTGGCCCGGCTGTGTCGGAAACTGGCCGTCCGAACCAGATAA